The following proteins are co-located in the Silene latifolia isolate original U9 population chromosome 1, ASM4854445v1, whole genome shotgun sequence genome:
- the LOC141642078 gene encoding protein RGF1 INDUCIBLE TRANSCRIPTION FACTOR 1-like has protein sequence MVGYRSIPQWLDSLLKEEFFEPCSIHAEKKEKNFYCFDCCSSVCQSCLFRHRKHIILQVRRYVYHDVLKLSDARNFMDCSGIQAYISNNAKVVFLKERPLNRHYKGSESSCFTCNRNLQDPFIFCCLSCKVKHIVATQGSLQLNLSNKTMMGFSDVDECQITPDSVLNSPSGSTANSDLQTALLCTATNEVVRKKRSNLAAQCGLNRVSTCSEPGDTHLNRRKRVPNRAPLC, from the exons ATG GTGGGTTATCGTTCAATTCCACAATGGTTGGATTCACTGTTAAAAGAAGAATTCTTTGAGCCTTGTTCAATTCATgctgaaaaaaaggagaaaaatttCTACTGTTTTGATTGTTGTTCTAGTGTTTGTCAATCTTGTCTTTTTCGACATCGAAAACACATAATTCTTCAG GTGAGAAGATATGTGTACCATGATGTTCTAAAGCTGTCTGATGCTCGGAATTTTATGGATTGCTCTGGAATTCAA GCATATATTTCAAACAATGCAAAAGTGGTATTTTTGAAGGAGAGACCATTAAACAGACATTACAAAGGCTCAGAAAGTTCATGCTTCACATGTAATAGAAATCTTCAAGACCCTTTCATCTTTTGCTGTCTTTCTTGCAAG gttaagcacattgttgcaACTCAAGGGAGTTTGCAATTAAACCTGTCAAACAAAACAATGATGGGATTTTCTGACGTGGACGAGTGCCAAATTACCCCTGACTCGGTCCTTAACTCGCCATCCGGTTCAACAGCCAACAGTGATCTTCAGACCGCTTTGTTGTGTACTGCGACAAATGAGGTTGTTAGGAAGAAACGGAGTAATCTTGCGGCTCAATGCGGTCTGAACCGGGTTTCTACATGCTCCGAACCGGGTGATACTCATTTGAACCGGAGGAAAAGGGTACCGAACCGAGCCCCTTTATGCTGA